The following proteins are encoded in a genomic region of Oryza brachyantha chromosome 11, ObraRS2, whole genome shotgun sequence:
- the LOC102699277 gene encoding putative serine/threonine-protein kinase-like protein CCR3 — MAVLGGLGHAATVAQLVGVDVGGLITMIIQAAATARRNKMECELLARRVLMINDLLLHLQDPETMVKEPEVRQPLAGLDRTLRQAHGLVTHCQRRNAVYRFFMAGRLADRFRDVHSMIDSYLILFPFISHIDITRRLNQQMRDTVRVPSDHTTTAPSSPSPSANIARKVSYGVQEFTFQELVDATENFAVAREIGRGGFSRVCVGRLADGREVVVKRKSVVTKSEEEFMAEVTVLSQLRHKHIIRLLGWCVEDAEEDDDEEEQERLLVIEHVENGSLYDHLHGQLPPWSSSPVRESWKARIEILLGVSRAIDYLHNSTEPPVIHRDIKPSNILLDASWSPRLSDFGAAVSCWDDASIADLTPRGTPGYVDPQYSSTGVLKPTSDVYNFGVVMLEVLTGKKPIFSLEDVHGKGNGAMNPSSLTSFALPIIEAGKVSKLLDRRPALKPTLREIQAMEMVARTAARCVRLKGEDRPAMSDVVAKLQEALELVRT, encoded by the coding sequence ATGGCGGTGTTGGGTGGGCTGGGGcacgcggcgacggtggcgcagCTGGTCGGGGTGGACGTGGGCGGGCTCATCACCATGATCAtccaggcggcggcgacggctcggcGGAACAAGATGGAGTGCGAGCTGCTCGCTCGCCGCGTGCTGATGATCAACGACCTGCTCCTGCACCTGCAGGATCCAGAGACGATGGTGAAGGAGCCGGAGGTCCGGCAGCCGTTGGCCGGGCTCGACCGAACGCTCCGGCAGGCGCACGGCCTCGTGACTCACTGCCAGCGTAGGAACGCCGTCTACCGGTTCTTCATGGCGGGGCGGCTGGCTGACAGGTTCAGGGACGTGCACAGCATGATCGACTCCTACCTCATCCTCTTCCCTTTCATCAGCCACATCGATATCACCCGCCGCCTCAACCAACAAATGCGTGACACCGTGCGGGTTCCAAGCGATCACACGACGACCGCCCCGTCATCCCCATCTCCGTCTGCAAATATCGCTCGGAAGGTATCATATGGGGTCCAGGAGTTTACCTTCCAGGAGCTCGTGGATGCGACGGAGAACTTCGCCGTCGCGCGGGAGATCGGTAGAGGTGGCTTCAGCAGGGTGTGCGTGGGAAGGCTGGCGGACGGGCGGGAGGTGGTCGTCAAGCGCAAAAGCGTGGTTACAAAAAGCGAGGAGGAGTTCATGGCAGAGGTCACAGTCCTGTCCCAACTCCGGCACAAGCACATTATACGCCTCCTGGGGTGGTGCGTGGAggacgcggaggaggacgacgacgaggaggagcaagAACGCCTGCTCGTTATCGAGCACGTCGAGAACGGCTCGCTTTACGACCACCTGCATGGTCAGCTGCCGCCGTGGTCTTCCTCCCCGGTGAGGGAGTCATGGAAGGCGCGCATCGAGATACTGCTCGGCGTGTCACGGGCCATAGATTACCTGCACAACTCCACCGAGCCGCCGGTGATCCACCGTGACATCAAGCCTTCCAACATCCTCCTCGACGCCAGCTGGTCCCCGCGCTTGTCGGACTTCGGCGCGGCGGTCAGCTGCTGGGACGACGCTAGTATCGCTGACCTAACACCAAGAGGCACGCCCGGATACGTCGACCCGCAGTACAGCAGCACCGGCGTTCTGAAGCCGACGAGCGACGTCTACAACTTCGGCGTTGTGATGCTGGAGGTGTTGACGGGGAAGAAGCCGATATTTAGCTTGGAGGATGTACATGGGAAGGGGAACGGCGCCATGAATCCATCGAGCCTGACGTCGTTCGCGCTGCCAATCATCGAGGCCGGTAAGGTGAGCAAGTTGCTGGACAGGCGACCAGCCTTGAAGCCAACGCTGAGGGAGATCCAGGCGATGGAAATGGTGGCCcgcacggcggcgcgctgTGTGCGGCTCAAGGGGGAGGACCGGCCGGCCATGTCGGACGTCGTCGCGAAGCTCCAGGAGGCTCTCGAGCTCGTGCGTACGTAA